The genome window TGCTCACTATATACACCTTTGCTTTTGCTACTGCTGAGTGCACATGGTGCCGTGTGCAAGATGGTGCGATATGGTTAAAGTGGGATGAAACCTTCCTTTGTAAGAGGTAAGAGGAATTCCTTAACATCAGATCAGTACCGAAATATGTTTACTGGCATGGGCCAGAATTTTGCCTCATGAATATTTCAAAGACTGTGGTCAGGGCAGTGAAGCAGTTAGAGTCAACAGTTACATACACGGAGACGAGCTGTTGAGCAAAGTAACTATGGAGGCATTTCTCAGCCTCGTAAGAAATGATTAGGTTAGAGCCCTAGCTGTGTTgtaatggtttttatttgttgacgctgttttgtatttattcagtGTTCCTTTAAGGACACAGCCGCCCAAACTCCAGAATTAAAACTGGTGCCTGCAACAATTTTTTGCTAGCCAGAAGGTCTTTCCAGAACAAAGGAggtgtcttttctatttttaaaggtctGTGATGCCTGCTGTAGAGTTGAGtaacaggtactcaataaatatttctttttcccccccagtcttttaatagttttttaatttaagtaatcttaacgctgaatgtggggctcaatctcacgaccctgagattgagagtcattgtatgctcttccaactgagccagcgaggcaccCCAACAAATGCTTTTTACTATCCATTGGCACTTGGCAGCACCAAGCAAATGAAAGCCCAAGCCAAAAACTAAACAACAAACCACAAGTGAAAAAATTAGAACTAGCTTGTAAGGTGCTGTAGAAGTGAGACTTACTTCTACACAACTCTGCTGATTTGGAGCGAAGAAACAGTACACATAGGAGAAATGCCTAGAGTATTCTCTTAAGAATAGCCATggacaaaaccaacaaaaacagtaaaataatgaATGCAGCATCTGTGCTGCAGGTTAacctattaatttttaataataggctttttgttttgttttttaaagattttatttatttatttgacagagagggggagagagagagcaagcgagggagagagggaacacaagaagggggagtgggagagggagagggagaagcaggccacctgctgagcagggagcccgatgtggggctcgatcccaggatgctgggatcatgatctgagctgaaggcagtcgcttaaccaactgagctacccaagtgcccctgtttattttaaatatagtacCACGTTTTAGTTTTCAGAACAGCCTTGCATGGGTAATTAGAATCATGTAAATGAAGTGAGCCTCGGAGCATTCATACAACTTGCTCAGGTCACATTGCAAGTAAAATAGCAGGGACAGGACTCGAGCCATTTCCAGCTGATGCTAATACAAATATTCTAACTGTTGTTTTCTCCTGGGTCTCTTCAGGTAGGAAGGGTAGAAAGGAGTACAGGGCTTTTTGGTCACATGGGTACAACTGGCTAGCATTAGCTGAAACATCTCAACAAACTTTTAACAGATAAAAAGTTCCGGGAGCAAAGGAATTCcaagataatttgaaaattatcttcttttctctccctgaagCTCGGTGCCCCTGGCTCGGAGACACCAGGGCTGCTCTACGGCAGTCCCTCGATCATTCTGGAAGGTAACGTCTGGCACGGGGATGTCGGAAAGGCTCCTGTTCGTCAGGAGGTTGGACACACCTTTGGTGAAGGATCATTACCTACCCAGAATATCCTTATAATTCCCTTATGGGTCACTTACATTTTATCACTTCCTACGGGTCATTAGACCAGAGAGCTTTCAAAGACAGGGCCCGGGGAGCAGGTGGGCGACAAGGTCATTCAGGCAGGAAACAGCCAGGCTGCGTCACAATGTGCTAGTCTCTGAAGATACAAAGAGGCCGTGACAGGAGCCTCTTCTAAACCAATACTGTAGCTTCATGCCGTCCGGCTTACAAAGGGAAGAACAAAGACTTGGATGGAAAACAATTCTTCACaattcaaggaaataaaaggaagcgGCGGTCTGGGTGATGCAAAAAGGGAAATGCCCCCACACCATTTTCTATTTGGTTGTGGCAGCATCACATGATTTCTTCTGTCCAGCAGGTATCCTCATCCTCGTTTGGTTTTGTTTGAGTGAGGTTAAAATTTGGTTTCAATTCATGGCTATCAAGCCTGACTGCTATAAAGGGTGATCAGGTCTACCTTGAGTGCTGCCAGAAGAGCCTCTCCAGAGTGAGTAGTGTTGTTCTGAAGCAGTTTGTGCCCCCGTTCCTGGGTCTCCAGAAGGAGGTTTACAAATAATGTGGATATTAACTTTGCACACATTATGGCCGTTCTGCTCATTTACAAGTTCACTGGATTTTATAGACGGGACTCCGGTGGGTCGTCTTTGAGGATTTTAGATCCAATAGAGTAGAAGGATCTGCCTCATAAATTTAATGTGAGAGTTCAATGAGGAATATACAGGAAACAGTTTGAGCTGTTAGTAGCAGCAGCAGAAGGAGTTCTAGAATGTGTGAGAAAGACAATGTCCTCTCTGCTAATAGTATTTGGAACTCATGCTGAACTTGTCTAAATAAAAGCTGCAGGTATTcatactattatttaaaattttatttatttatttgaaagagaaagagaaagagtatgagtggaggtggggggcagagagacaagcagactccccactgagcgggggagtctgatgcaggactagatcccaggaccccaagatagtgacttgagctgcaggcagatgcttaaccaactgagccacccgagtgccCCAAGATGCCAGTATTATTTATTAACTCATTCAGCAGTGAGTTACTGAGAGCTTCCTCTGTTCCAGGCAGTGTTGTAAACGCTGGGGTGAAGCAGTGACTAAGACAGACCAAACCTCTGTGTTACAAAGTTTGTATTCCAGGGGCATGCAAAATggcctttcttattttctttaaaacacttcTTTTGGTGGTCAACTgtcttatttttttgaattttcaaagaAAGCCTTCATACAGAggttaagaattttattttgacggggacaaaattattttgtacttttatttatttacttcaacTCTCCTATAAAACTCTagagtttaggggcgcctgggtggctcagtgggttaaagcctctgcctttggctcaggtcatgatcccagggtcctgggatcgagccccgcatcgggctctctgctgcctcctcctctttctctctctacctgcctctctgcctacttgtgatctctgtcaaataaataaataaaatcttaaaaaaaaaacccacaaaaaactcTAGAGTTTAAAGACAAGTCTGGTGACTGGGTAATTTCTCATTCtctcagtgcctagcacagtgtctTCTTGTAGACAGTAcgaaataaaactatatttgctGAATGGCCTGTTGATTCCAGTAACAAATTAAGGAGTTCTGTTTCGTTATTTTGTGGTTGCATTTCCTATGCAAGCAAAGATAATTAATAATACAGGGTGATAAAGATAAGTATCAAATTAGTGATATATAACAGAGGTGCTGTAAGAACTTATTTTTCGGTTAGATTGATTATAGaatagagaaaatgaactttgcttttttttttccccaagattttatttatttatttgcagacagagatcacaagtaggcagagaggcaggcagagagagagggggaagcatgttccctgctgagcagagagtcggatgtggggctcgatcccaggaccctgggatcatggcctgagccgaaggaagaggctttaaaggctttaacccactgagtcacccaggtgcccctttgctttaaagaataaataagattcaGGTAGAAGAGGAAGGCATTATTAGTAGGTAAGTGGAAATATCTCACTTGGAAGAATCCAAAGTGTTTTgggaatttttactttattttctagaCAGTGGTAAATTAGTGAAGATTTTTGCCTCAGGGATTAACCTGTAGTTTGTGAAATTGTCTCCCCAGCTGTATTTGCTGGTATTCcctgaatttagaatttagaaatgaTTAGAACGTAATGAAATTTAATGGGTCATATAGTCTATTAGGAGGACTGCCATCAATACTAAAAAAGAAGATGACAAAGAGAACACAACACAAAGTCTTAAAGTGTGTCACCTGGGGTGAAGTGAAGTATTATCTTATGAAAGTCTCATTTCATTTGTACACATgtggatgagtgtgtgtgtgtctgggtagGAACGGATCTGGAAGTGGATTTCAGTCAAACAAGTTCAAAATCACTGAGCTACAGACCCCAATGAGAGTCTTACTAGTGAGcactacttctattttttttttctccatcccaGAAATCCTTGTATTTCTGCTAACcattgtattatgtatttttatcataTACATATCGTATTCTTATATGTAGGGACGAGATTGTGTTTTCTCAAAgacaaaactcttaaaaaagtaaagatacaGATATTATTCAAGCTCTGGTAAAAGGGAGAACATCCCAGATCTGAAGCTGATGGTCTCGGCAAGGTGGTTTTACCTTAGACAACTAGAGGGGGGAGTAGAAAAGTCACCGTGAGTGCTTTACAGTTGGAATTGTTTTGTAATCAAAGAAAGTCTGTCGGTCAGCTGTGCAGGAAATGTTGATCTCTCTGCCTAGCTAGTTTCAGGAAGACAAACAGTTCTAATCTCAGCTAGATCATTCGTGAGACAAAGAGCACAGAATTGGAGGGTCCGTGTCCCTCCCTGTCAGCAGGTTCAGGCAAAAGTGGAAAGGTCTGTGTTTGGCTCTGTCACAGGTAAACAAAGGAGTCATGGAGAGTCTTATGGAAATCATGAGAAAGAGTGGACAGTCTTATCTACGTCATATGAGAGAAAGGTGGTTCTTTGTAGTAAGCCATTCCCCAGAACACAAGAGTCGGGggattctggaaaacaaaagttGGAGGGATTTCTTAACTAGAGCTGTTTGAAGCACAGAGCTCAGGTAAACATTGACttgtcagttttctcttctgggtTGGCTTTAAAGAAAGCCTAAGACTGAAAGTCTGACCCACTCCCTCCAAGTGGGTAACTTGGCAGCATGTATCCAGCTAATTTCTTTGATGGTAACTGATGGTGACTAACATCATATACCTCTGTAACAGGAAACTTCTTTTTAATTGGAGAATAACAAGTAGtggaaaagtttatttaaagtgaATCTACTTTCAgggcaaaagatttttttaatgatttttatttatttgtttgagagagagagcagagccagAGACACAgcatgggaggggagaggcagagagaaagggagttgttgttgagcagggagcccgatgcggggcttaaccccaggaccctgggatcatgattcgagctgaaggcagacacttaaccaactgagccacccaggcgttgaATTGGGTGACAAGTGGCTTTGACACTGACAAGTGGCTTTGCCTGCGCAATTCCAGCGGTCCTTCCCCTTCCCTAACATCAGCTTTCTATCTCTTGTAGGTAGTTGATTTATACTGGTTGTATAGTATGGCTgttgatttaaaagaaatacatttaccCAGTATGTGGATGGTTTATATGAATACAGACTGTTTGGGTTCtgtagaaatattttcctttactttatCAAGATCCTCAGTACTCTATCTAAACTCCTAATTATGAAGACTTCAAATGAGAAAACTCCAATAACAGGCACCCCTCTGTGTTTCATATGCTTTATTTCATGCAGTTCTCACATCAGCTCTATGAGGCAGGTGTTATCACCTTTCCCAGTACCCAGATGATTGAGAATTTGTGTCATTTGCCCTAAGTCACAGAGTCACCAAATGGCAGGGCCAGGCCATGAATGAAGTAATGTTTCATAACGCAGTCTATACTCTTTGCTGAAACGGTATGCGAGCCTTCTCCTCACCATCTCACCCAGTCCTGTCTCCCACCCttagttttctctttgtctagatTCCCTCCTTTACTTAGCCACCCAGAAATGTAGTTTCTGGGAATGTGgttttattgtgttatatatttttagcCAATTAAAGTCCTTGGTAGGAATAAAGGGAGGCGTGtatgcattttcttccttccttcctcccttgccttcttttttccctttctttctttctttctttctttctttctttctttctttctttctttctttctttctttctctctctctctctctctcttttctttctttcttaaaacaagtATCTTTTTCAGGGTAATCTAGAAAGAGAGTATGCTGGTTACATATACAGGTTTTTAAGTCCTATACCAGAGTTCCACTTTGGCTCTGTTGCTTATTAGCTGAGTGATCTAAGGTTAAGGTTTAAAGTGTCAGTGTCCTCGCTTGTAAAATAGTGAGGTTATTATTAcctatctcatagggttgtttTAAGATGAAAGGAAATAGTACACCTGAAGTGCTCAGCACCCGGCCTTTTACATCCTTCCTTTTACCTGGTAAACACTGTCATCATCATTGTTTTTTATGCTGACAGTGAGCTGGGGTAGTCTGGTGAGCCGTGTCTTGGACTGGGAAAAAGCAgctctctctcattttaaattCCACTCCTATaatgtggcttttatttttctcaattttcaagTCAtcaaaataagacttttttttttcaggttgagtggattcttttttttttaagattttatttatttatttgacagagaccacaggtaggcagagaggcaggcagagagagaggaagggacgcaggctccctcctgagcagagagcctgatgtggggctagatcccaggaccctgggatcatgacctgagctgaaggcagaggctttaacccactgagccacccaggtgcccccaggttgAGTGGATTCTTAAAGTATCTTTGGAAAGGCACCTTGTAAATTAATTCTATAATGATACagctacacattttattttattatttttaagacaataTAGCAGCAAAGTAGGTACTTATGAATCTCAAAGAAAAACAGTAATGGTCTTGGGATGACGAATTTTGGGTGTGTATGTAATGCTAGAATGTGTTGGTGTAGTTTTGAAGTCCACAGAAGACTTTTGATCACAGTGGTGTTAGGTGAAGTTTCCTTGAGCAGGCAAGATTTCTTTGGGGTTTCATGATTTTCTACAGTGACTAAATTCTGTTCTTCTTTGGATTCAAATGTATAAGTAAGAgctaaattttaagttttcagtttaatatttaaaatatatgttatggtCCAGAATGAAAGCAAGATTCCTAAAGACCTCTAAGCAGTCAAAGGTAAATAATCTATGTAAATTCAGTTAGAGATCAAAATAGCCAGAACTTTCCTTCCAGTGAAAAGTTGTTGAATTGACAGTGTTTGAAAGTTTTATGTGGTGACCCCTTATGGTAACAAATGCAGGATATTGGTCAGTTTCTCAACAAATAAATTTTCCTGAAGTATCTAAGGGCTTTGTCATACATTACACCTTCTTTTAACAAAGAAGGTTGTCTTAATTGTttccttataaaaaggaaaagagaaaggggcacctgggtggctcagtgggttaaaagcctctgcctttggctcccgtggtgatcccaggatcctggatcaaggatcccaggatcctgggatcaagccccacattgggctctctcctcagtggggagcctgcttccccctctccctccctgcctgcctccctgcctacttgtgatctctgtctgtcaaataagtaggTAAAAtctgcaaaacaacaacaacaacaacaacaacaacaacaacaaaaccacaaaaaaaaaaaaacatagagaaagagaatttagaaTGCTAATTACAAATGAGATATGGATTCATAAACTATTAAGAGTTGCATGGAATCTTGTAGTACtaaaatactttgatttttaagGAATGACTATGAATctcctaaatataaaaataattttttaaaatgtaaactcatCCATTCCTTACATTTGTAAGAGCTGAGGCAAGAATAGAGTGGGATCtgtggtcttttttcttttccttccttccatttttttttttttaagattttatttatttatttgacagagagagagatcacaaccaggcagagatacaggcaaagagagagggaagcaggctccctgctgagcagagattcctaatgcagggcccaatcccaggaccccgagatcatgaccagagccaaaggctgacacttaacccattgagccacccaggtgctccctgtgatctcttttcttcctgcctttgtaTCTGTTCTGTACTATAGGGGGACTTGCTTTCTGGCCTGTGTGCAGCGCAGCCACATACCCAAGGTCTCTCCTCACCTGCTGCACACAGATGACCTAGATCACCCCGGCACTAGGAATGTGTACATCAGTGGCTTGACTTATCTTCTGGAATGTTGTCATTACCTGGAAGCTTGTTAGAAAAAGAATCTTAGGTCcccacccagacctactgaacaAAGCATACTTTTTTATAAACTCACTAGGTGATCTGTATGCAAATTAGAGCTTGAAAACTACTGCTTTCAAGTGGGAGATGGAAAACAGAGGCCTCCATCTCTTGGGTTTAAAGGTGACACTAGTCACATGTTTGCTTCCTCTCTTGACCTCTGAAAGGACTGAGAAAGTTCTGGCCAGTGTTTAGTTCTTGCCAATTTCTTGATGGActtatttacatttcaaattatAGTTGATTTTCTAtcagtcatatatatatgtgtatgtatatatatacacatgtatgtgtatatacgtatgtgtgtatatatgtatgtctatatatgtatgtgtctatatatatacacatgtatatatatatacacacatatgtatgtgtatgtatacacacacatatatgtataaatttttcCAGTTCGGTAGTTTTCCTtaagttgttttcttatttggaaTATGCTCTACCTCACCCTATACTGTCAATATTCAGTTGTACCAAGATGGCCATTTCTTCTGTGAAGCCCATCTCAGTGCCCCCTGAGTAAGATCTTTCCATTCTGACCCCATTGTCCTAGTAAAAATCTCTGGTAGaccatttattgaatttttctcTGGTTATACAACTGAATCCTCCACTAGCTTATCAGCTTCCAGAGGTAGGAACTGCGTTCTATTCATCTTTAGATCCTCCATTACTTAGAGCTTGAGACCATTAgacatttttttagagagggagagagagagtgtgtgtgtgttagcaagtggaggcaggggtggggataggtggggaggaggaaggagagagagaatcttaagcaggcttcatgcccagaggggagcctgaagcagggctggatctcaccacccagagatcatgacctgagatgaccCGGAGTCAAAatcaggaggttttttttttttaacgattttatttattttttttaacacacagagagagattccAAGTacgcagagaagcagtcagagagagagagggaagcaggctccctgctgagcagagagcccaaggcaggctttgatcccagaaccctgatgtcatgacctgagctgaaggcagaggcttaaccattgagccacccagttgccctttttttttttttttttttttaaagatttatttgagagagacagagagcacaagcagtgttcaggggggagggacagagagacagaagaagaagcaggctccgcactgagcagggagcccaatgtgtgactggatcccaggaccctggtatcctgacctgaaccaaaggccgttgcttaactgaccgagccatccaggcaacccctgaaatcaaaagttggacacttaaccaactgagccaagcaggtgcccctAACACTGTAGATTTTTAATAAAcgtgtgaaattattttttaagcttttatttatttatttaagtaatctctatacccaatgtggggcttgaattcatggccctgagatcaagagctgcatgctgagccaaccaggcaccccctgcaTCTGTGAAAT of Mustela nigripes isolate SB6536 chromosome 1, MUSNIG.SB6536, whole genome shotgun sequence contains these proteins:
- the SMIM31 gene encoding small integral membrane protein 31, with protein sequence MELPFTRLEMAFILLAFVIFSLFTLASIYTNPEERNEERERERKKERKKERKKERKKERKKEREKRRQGRKEGRKCIHASLYSYQGL